The Musa acuminata AAA Group cultivar baxijiao chromosome BXJ2-2, Cavendish_Baxijiao_AAA, whole genome shotgun sequence genome has a segment encoding these proteins:
- the LOC103975721 gene encoding protein TIME FOR COFFEE isoform X1 → MERNREARRGTMAASTEATNDGGGGNVLSRRRHRNSSSVRDSPDEDGRVEMQETWRPRDRGAKKTWDRDRSSRSKKRRGERLSNRDEEDESSEESLDEDEGAEDDDLLVPARLPPPSPPPSNPGAAASSSPKQNHHHCHQLLRKSFPPKAVKWRTDETIGVTVPRKARSASARRSHEAPALGGGGGGGRGRELMTRQASTTRIPSCSSNGSLPKKMKLIDGEKPSEISKSASLVEDEIEIEVAEVLFGMTRQFECLSKHDSNNKLDSRDIDADSGNEAKSRASSPSLMSPSPASYPSDCPSALTSSNSCSNPASLPTVASKRKMQMHVESFANPVGLHNLSSFILPSGDKMDARNQIKAEASSPGSERHNASPATKNGSGLIDVFVSRSEISDVQQQKWAKTVQELRPLTGGSDDKEEIISPAKGSACTDLDTNICELIAQKIVPDIPKEQKFNIDLMAPPPGELSPERDDLNVFDSDRKPKGPDVEMALKEVENPTDGVLVGDKQQIEKPIQTNIDLRKQLVVKQNRDLCLDLEKPKSDDIGTGRVQVHKKQVKEPKVEPKQEKSASASSLHMPFNQTWPGSFPPYGYMGQGPTLQAVVPMDGTAGPSNSLQPPPFQQMHPRPKRCATQFYITQMISNHQKFMRMSSFWTAAAGAAPLYGANPYNLNVVPPSDVPLSGKTKEGSSLGKNMSTLQDTKGTPAYAMPYSGHTSQEKMPSANNTNMESAQGKQLILQQMAQSGSTNKMPHVPAFIFPINQQQATPTASAAAANRVGVAKSTTVSGAEVRVSGALGSAGGSSGGGGSATPVNLSFSSLPPNEAQYLAFVQNNAYPFPIPPQIAAAPPFPGTSNAQAMPFFYPSHMLHASQQRSQQQQLAGPPRQHGKQSHPNLSTLSGSSSQKYPQKSQCMGGNGAGAASDGGAISYVFSETHQQQDLLSQQACHSECNKNMKNDLPAADGTNFQSQKAICFQKGSTPIHPQNFVLMSTAAAAIAMGNSKGHGDKQPVYQQPQEKHNMKAELALPQAFTIPFASFGGAGTVPSDFDFSSMTQNHSILWSLPEPSRDGYHQMAKAAVTTTTQAAEQKKVHQVTEGKSAAWESDTSITVEEGRNIIAASKGLQHLFSFAKSDNEPPIQSGVSNSVLDLSSRSVNLIQAPGNCGISVDHAAGTSTAATSVLTSTNNVANSQQQKQQLIHSQKHQLQQLQMQHHLASSHAKSSGSRNNTNIHPESLTEGFTARFPQSLSGPPQALVHGGSPIQWPQGKTSRVGDITAVSSTPLPKKNLREGHQIQISFGMNSNEVVAVGGQHLSGTCDSPSVSSVTIAVGSSSKSVSKIAGGSPRECASMKPGPSTSAIALTQQSAVKQSVTSSSSKPISMSSFNMPSILGRPQKVPAPSSNTKQQQQPQQLPDHQTFSQAQLFFSNPHMQQVPYSKSSAAAPTVVQYYEKPRSEQHTRQSQLQQQLSSAPSSTGMPCFFAPTAFTLAGVPTSDPAKAMAAASVVAANSIKGSPPSNFLNATQLALTTQSASGSPHPPISATFPFMSSLPFSMKPSAEQKPVAGNGGIQAFWQSDKR, encoded by the exons ATGGAGAGGAACCGTGAAGCGAGGAGAGGGACCATGGCAGCGTCGACAGAGGCCACCAACGACGGAGGTGGTGGTAACGTGTTGTCTAGGAGGAGGCATAGGAACAGCAGCAGCGTCAGGGACTCTCCTG ATGAGGATGGAAGAGTGGAGATGCAGGAGACGTGGAGACCACGAGATCGGGGGGCCAAGAAAACTTGGGATCGGGACAGATCCAGCCGGAGCAAGAAGAGGAGAGGGGAGAGATTGAGCAACAGAGACGAAGAGGATGAGAGCTCCGAGGAGAGCCTCGACGAGGATGAGGGGGCCGAGGACGATGACCTGTTGGTCCCCGCTCGGCTACCTCCGCCCTCGCCCCCTCCGTCAAATCCGGGTGCTGCGGCTTCCTCGTCGCCCAAGCAGAACCACCATCACTGCCACCAGCTGTTGCGAAAGAGCTTCCCACCCAAAGCGGTGAAGTGGCGAACAGATGAAACCATCGGAGTCACGGTGCCTAGAAAAGCTCGTTCAG CATCCGCCAGGAGATCACATGAAGCTCCAGCCTTaggtggaggaggtggtggtggtcgaGGCCGAGAGCTAATGACCCGACAAGCTTCCACAACCAGAATACCGTCGTGTTCCTCGAATGGCTCTCTGCCAAAGAAGATG AAGCTGATCGATGGAGAAAAGCCATCAGAAATCTCCAAATCGGCATCTTTGGTCGAAGATGAAATCGAGATTGAGGTTGCAGAGGTACTGTTTGGGATGACAAGGCAATTCGAGTGCCTTTCGAAGCACGATAGCAATAATAAGCTGGATTCAAGGGACATCGATGCCGATTCAGGCAATGAAGCGAAATCTAGAGCTTCGTCGCCAAGTTTGATGTCGCCATCTCCGGCGAGCTATCCATCAGACTGCCCATCTGCACTTACATCGTCCAATTCGTGCTCCAATCCTGCCTCGTTGCCTACTGTAG CTTCAAAGAGGAAAATGCAGATGCACGTAGAAAGCTTTGCAAATCCAGTGGGATTACATAACCTTTCGAGCTTCATTTTACCTTCTGGGGATAAAATGGATGCAAGGAACCAGATTAAGGCAGAGGCTTCATCGCCTGGATCAGAAAGGCACAATGCATCTCCTGCAACCAAGAATGGCAGTGGATTGATTGATGTTTTTGTCTCTCGGTCTGAGATCTCTGATGTACAACAGCAGAAATGGGCCAAGACTGTTCAGGAGTTGCGTCCATTGACAGGAGGGTCAGATGATAAGGAAGAAATCATTTCACCCGCAAAGGGATCTGCTTGTACTGATTTGGACACCAATATCTGTGAATTGATCGCTCAAAAGAT AGTGCCCGATATCCCTAAGGAGCAAAAGTTCAATATTGATCTGATG GCACCTCCTCCAGGAGAGCTGTCACCAGAGAGGGATGATTTAAATGTCTTTGACTCAGATCGCAAGCCAAAGGGCCCAGATGTTGAAATG GCACTGAAAGAGGTAGAAAACCCCACAGATGGTGTACTGGTGGGAGATAAGCAACAGATCGAGAAGCCCATTCAGACAAATATTGACTTGAGAAAGCAGCTGGTGGTCAAGCAGAATCGAGACCTTTGTCTTGATTTGGAAAAGCCAAAGAGTGATGACATTGGCACTGGCAGAGTGCAAGTCCATAAGAAGCAAGTCAAAGAACCTAAAGTAGAGCCTAAACAAGAGAAGTCTG CATCAGCATCCTCACTCCATATGCCATTCAATCAAACTTGGCCTGGAAGTTTTCCTCCATACGG GTACATGGGTCAGGGTCCAACTTTGCAAGCTGTTGTTCCTATGGATGGAACTGCAGGTCCTTCCAATTCCTTGCAG CCACCACCCTTTCAACAAATGCATCCTCGTCCAAAGCGTTGTGCCACACAATTCTATATCACACAGATGATATccaatcaccagaaatttatgagGATGAGTTCTTTCTGGACTGCTGCAGCTGGAGCTGCACCTTTGTATGGGGCCAACCCATATAACCTTAATGTAGTTCCGCCTTCAGATGTTCCTCTCTCTGGAAAAACAAAGGAAGGAAGTTCCCTAGGTAAGAATATGAGTACATTGCAAGACACTAAAGGGACACCAGCATATGCTATGCCATATTCAGGGCATACCTCACAGGAGAAGATGCCATCAGCCAATAATACAAACATGGAATCTGCCCAGGGAAAACAACTAATTCTGCAGCAGATGGCTCAGTCTGGATCCACAAACAAGATGCCG CACGTTCCTGCATTCATTTTCCCTATAAACCAGCAGCAAGCAACACCCACAGCCTCTGCAGCAGCTGCTAATAGAGTTGGGGTAGCAAAATCTACTACGGTTTCAGGTGCTGAGGTGCGGGTATCTGGTGCCTTGGGTTCTGCTGGGGGAAGCAGTGGAGGTGGTGGATCAGCAACTCCAGTGAATTTGAGCTTTTCTAGTTTGCCTCCTAATGAAGCTCAGTACCTGGCATTTGTTCAGAACAATGCATATCCTTTTCCTATTCCTCCCCAAATTGCTGCAGCTCCTCCATTTCCTGGAACAAGTAATGCTCAAGCAATGCCCTTCTTCTACCCTTCTCACATGCTTCATGCATCACAACAACGATCACAACAGCAGCAGTTGGCAGGGCCTCCACGACAGCATGGTAAACAAAGCCACCCCAATTTGAGCACCTTAAGTGGATCATCCTCACAGAAATATCCACAGAAATCACAATGTATGGGGGGAAATGGTGCTGGTGCTGCTAGTGATGGCGGTGCAATCTCTTATGTATTTTCAGAAACTCATCAACAGCAGGACCTACTGTCTCAGCAAGCTTGCCATAGTGAGTGCAATAAGAACATGAAAAATGACCTTCCCGCTGCTGATGGTACAAATTTTCAATCTCAGAAGGCAATCTGTTTCCAAAAAGGTTCTACTCCAATTCATCCTCAGAACTTCGTCTTGATGTCTACTGCTGCAGCTGCTATTGCAATGGGCAATAGTAAGGGTCACGGTGATAAGCAGCCAGTTTATCAGCAGCCACAAGAGAAGCACAACATGAAGGCAGAGCTTGCATTGCCTCAAGCTTTCACAATTCCCTTTGCATCCTTTGGCGGAGCTGGAACTGTACCATCAGATTTTGATTTTTCTTCCATGACACAGAATCATTCCATTTTATGGAGCCTTCCAGAACCTTCCCGGGATGGCTACCACCAGATGGCAAAAGCTGCAGTTACTACCACTACTCAAGCTGCAGAACAGAAGAAGGTCCACCAAGTAACAGAGGGAAAATCTGCAGCCTGGGAGTCAGACACAAGTATCACAGTTGAAGAGGGCAGAAATATTATAGCAGCTAGCAAAGGCCTACAGCATTTGTTTTCATTTGCAAAATCAGATAATGAACCTCCCATCCAGTCAGGTGTCAGTAACAGTGTCTTAGACCTCTCTTCCAGATCAGTGAACCTCATCCAAGCTCCGGGAAATtgtggtatatctgttgaccacGCTGCTGGCACTTCTACAGCTGCAACTTCTGTTCTCACATCTACCAACAATGTTGCCAATTCCCAACAACAGAAACAGCAACTGATTCATTCTCAGAAGCATCAACTGCAACAGCTGCAGATGCAGCACCATCTTGCATCCTCTCATGCAAAGTCCTCAGGCTCAAGGAACAACACCAATATCCACCCTGAGAGTCTAACTGAGGGTTTTACCGCTAGGTTCCCTCAGTCTCTAAGTGGGCCCCCTCAGGCTCTTGTGCATGGTGGCAGCCCCATCCAGTGGCCTCAGGGCAAAACATCCAGAGTAGGAGATATTACTGCAGTTTCATCTACTCCATTACCAAAGAAAAACCTCAGAGAAGGTCACCAAATACAGATATCTTTTGGCATGAACTCAAATGAAGTGGTGGCAGTAGGGGGTCAACACCTCTCTGGAACATGTGATAGTCCATCAGTATCTTCTGTCACCATTGCTGTTGGTTCATCTTCGAAATCTGTCTCTAAGATTGCTGGTGGCAGCCCTAGGGAATGTGCCAGTATGAAGCCTGGTCCATCGACCTCTGCAATTGCGCTCACTCAACAGTCAGCTGTAAAGCAATCAGTGACAAGCTCTAGTTCAAAGCCGATATCTATGAGTAGCTTTAACATGCCATCCATTCTTGGGCGCCCTCAGAAAGTTCCTGCCCCAAGTTCTAACACTAAGCAGCAGCAACAGCCTCAGCAATTACCAGATCATCAAACCTTTTCTCAGGCTCAACTCTTCTTCTCTAATCCTCACATGCAACAGGTCCCATATTCTAAATCCAGTGCTGCTGCTCCCACTGTTGTGCAGTACTATGAGAAGCCTCGATCTGAACAACATACACGGCAGTCTCAACTGCAGCAACAACTCAGCTCAGCTCCGTCTTCTACTGGGATGCCATGTTTTTTTGCTCCCACTGCATTTACCCTAGCCGGTGTTCCCACATCTGACCCTGCAAAGGCCATGGCTGCTGCCTCTGTGGTTGCGGCCAACAGTATAAAAGGCTCTCCGCCATCTAATTTTCTGAATGCTACTCAACTAGCTTTGACTACCCAGTCTGCCTCTGGCTCTCCTCACCCTCCAATTTCTGCTACATTCCCTTTCATGTCTTCGCTGCCATTTTCCATGAAGCCCTCAGCTGAGCAGAAGCCTGTAGCTG GAAATGGCGGTATACAAGCTTTCTGGCAGTCTGACAAGAGGTAA